In Nitrospirota bacterium, a single window of DNA contains:
- the metK gene encoding methionine adenosyltransferase, whose protein sequence is MPIKNLAHLRISRDTTAIFTSESVAEGHPDKVCDFIADSILDAYLTEDPSSRVACEVLCKSDLVVLAGEITSLATVDHEKIARQAIRAIGYTDTTESFNADHIRVLQIISKQSPEIAQGVTKDKGEQGAGDQGIMFGFATDETPELMPLPILLAHRLAQGLADDRHGGTVPWLCPDAKTQVSVLYEGNTPTRVTDILVSTQHRAEVGQDTIHAYVAHQLIPRILGTWHHQSIHVMVNPTGSFVHGGPSIDCGVTGRKIIVDTYGGAGRHGGGAFSGKDPSKVDRSGAYFCRYVARQVVQEGLARKAEVQVAYAIGVAQPVSVKVDTFGTGDDNVAADFVKGFDFRPGAIIERFDLNRPIYRQTTNYGHFGKSELPWEQRYV, encoded by the coding sequence GTGCCCATCAAGAACTTGGCTCATCTGAGAATCAGCCGCGACACGACGGCGATCTTCACCTCAGAATCTGTTGCCGAAGGCCATCCCGATAAGGTTTGTGATTTTATCGCAGACTCGATCTTGGATGCCTATCTCACCGAGGACCCTTCCAGCCGAGTGGCCTGCGAGGTTCTCTGCAAGAGCGATCTCGTCGTGCTGGCGGGCGAGATTACCTCACTGGCCACCGTGGATCACGAGAAAATCGCCCGCCAAGCCATTCGAGCGATCGGCTATACAGATACCACTGAATCGTTCAACGCTGATCATATTCGTGTTCTGCAAATTATCTCCAAACAGTCACCAGAGATCGCGCAGGGAGTTACGAAAGACAAGGGTGAGCAAGGCGCGGGCGATCAAGGCATCATGTTTGGCTTCGCCACCGACGAGACACCGGAGTTGATGCCGTTGCCTATTTTGCTCGCCCACCGCTTGGCGCAAGGATTGGCTGATGATCGCCACGGAGGGACTGTGCCCTGGCTTTGCCCCGATGCCAAGACCCAAGTCTCGGTCCTCTATGAAGGCAACACGCCCACACGCGTGACGGACATCCTCGTCTCGACCCAGCACCGAGCGGAGGTCGGACAAGACACCATTCACGCCTATGTCGCACACCAGTTAATCCCTCGCATACTGGGCACCTGGCATCACCAGAGCATTCACGTCATGGTCAATCCCACAGGGAGCTTTGTACATGGCGGCCCATCGATCGACTGTGGAGTGACGGGGCGAAAGATCATTGTGGACACCTATGGGGGAGCTGGCCGGCACGGGGGAGGAGCCTTCAGTGGGAAAGATCCCTCGAAGGTCGACCGCAGCGGAGCCTACTTCTGCCGTTATGTGGCCCGTCAGGTGGTCCAAGAGGGCTTGGCGCGAAAAGCCGAAGTGCAAGTGGCGTATGCCATCGGCGTTGCACAACCAGTCTCAGTCAAGGTGGACACCTTCGGAACCGGGGATGACAATGTCGCGGCAGACTTCGTGAAAGGATTCGATTTCCGGCCTGGCGCCATCATTGAACGGTTTGACCTCAACCGACCGATTTATCGGCAGACGACGAACTACGGGCATTTTGGGAAATCTGAATTGCCGTGGGAGCAAAGATACGTCTAG
- a CDS encoding type II toxin-antitoxin system VapC family toxin, translating into MASLFVDTNVFLRFLTNDDPAKAKRAETLFRDALRGKIKLATSLLVIAEIVWTLESFYKLEKPDIAAKVEKILNTPNLECPEASLLFMALDLYVHANIDFIDAYNAFHMKAQGLTEILTYDRKHFARIPWVQIGDL; encoded by the coding sequence ATGGCTAGTCTCTTCGTGGACACCAATGTGTTTCTCCGTTTTCTGACCAACGACGACCCGGCCAAAGCCAAGCGCGCCGAGACACTGTTTCGCGATGCGCTACGTGGCAAGATCAAATTAGCGACGAGTCTGCTGGTCATCGCCGAGATTGTTTGGACACTGGAATCCTTTTACAAATTAGAGAAACCGGATATTGCCGCGAAAGTTGAGAAGATTCTGAATACGCCCAACCTGGAGTGTCCAGAAGCCTCGCTTCTCTTTATGGCTCTCGATCTCTATGTTCATGCAAACATTGACTTCATAGACGCATACAACGCCTTCCACATGAAAGCGCAGGGACTCACAGAGATTCTCACCTATGATCGGAAGCACTTCGCCCGCATTCCGTGGGTCCAGATTGGGGATTTGTGA
- a CDS encoding AbrB/MazE/SpoVT family DNA-binding domain-containing protein, giving the protein MLESTITRKGQVTIPKAIRDRLGVKEGEKVLFVMRGEEVVLKVIKGTILDLRGSVQPSAHPEDFEKIRQSVKQAVAKRVVGHG; this is encoded by the coding sequence ATGTTGGAATCTACGATAACCCGGAAGGGGCAGGTGACGATTCCCAAGGCGATTCGTGACCGCTTGGGAGTAAAAGAAGGGGAGAAGGTTCTCTTTGTGATGCGAGGTGAGGAAGTGGTCTTGAAAGTTATCAAGGGGACGATTCTTGATCTCAGGGGCTCAGTTCAGCCGTCAGCGCACCCGGAAGATTTTGAAAAGATTCGTCAGTCTGTGAAGCAGGCTGTTGCCAAGAGGGTGGTCGGGCATGGCTAG
- a CDS encoding HigA family addiction module antitoxin encodes MTMKNPPHPGDLIRTEIIDALGLSVSKAADILKVRRATLSDLLAGKASLSPEMALRIEKAFGPDMDHLLRMQLAYDVAQTRSHAKKLSIKRYVAA; translated from the coding sequence ATGACCATGAAGAACCCGCCCCATCCGGGCGACCTTATCAGAACCGAGATCATCGACGCTCTGGGCTTGAGCGTATCCAAAGCCGCAGACATTCTCAAAGTTCGCCGCGCGACCCTGTCGGATCTTCTCGCCGGCAAGGCGTCTCTCTCCCCTGAAATGGCCCTCCGCATTGAGAAAGCGTTCGGCCCTGACATGGACCACCTTCTTCGGATGCAGCTTGCGTACGATGTGGCACAGACCCGCAGCCATGCCAAGAAACTCAGCATCAAGCGTTATGTCGCCGCATAG
- a CDS encoding type II toxin-antitoxin system RelE/ParE family toxin translates to MRLTKFRHKGLLQLYAEDNPKGVSASHLDKVGKLLLALETALTLEQVGRFPGWKLHPLKGDMKGYWSLTVTGNWRIVFRYHEPTNTVSDIDLIDYH, encoded by the coding sequence ATGCGCCTTACCAAATTTCGCCATAAAGGGCTCCTGCAGCTCTACGCAGAGGACAACCCGAAAGGCGTCTCTGCTTCCCATCTGGATAAGGTGGGAAAGCTTCTGTTAGCCCTTGAAACCGCCCTCACCCTTGAACAGGTGGGACGCTTTCCGGGCTGGAAGCTTCACCCGCTGAAAGGTGACATGAAGGGCTATTGGAGTTTAACCGTGACTGGAAACTGGCGCATTGTGTTCCGCTATCACGAACCAACAAACACCGTCAGCGACATTGATTTAATCGACTACCACTGA